The Sorex araneus isolate mSorAra2 chromosome X, mSorAra2.pri, whole genome shotgun sequence DNA segment ccctggaagtgctcagggcttacttctagctccacgcacagggatcactcctagcagggtgcagaggaccatatggcggctggagatggaacccaggtcagctgtgtaccctctgtactatcatttcctccctcccttatgGCTTTCAAGGGCACAGGTGACAGATCCAACACCCCTGCCTGTAtcctttgcttttttctttttctgtatgcAGGGGGAGTGTAGTTTGGGCCATATctcgggcttattcctggtgctgtgctcatgaatcactcttggcagggctcaggggaccatatgggatgcccaggatcaaactgggtcatcCCTGTACAAAGCCCCTGCTGGTATTTTCTTTAGGCTGCTCTTGGAGAGGACTCCTCTAAGCTCATGCTTGGGATTGTGGTCTGACGGGGTAGGAGGGGAAGCTGGTGTCTCATGCCTGCTTCTTGTTAAGCTCACACCTGTTTCTCTGGGGTGGGGCCTGGAGTTCTGAAGTTGCTGGGCCCCCATGTCAGGTTCACTCTCTCTACAGACCATACACCTTCTGTGTGTTCTTTTCTTCTGTGGGGTGAGAGGAAGGTTAAGCCACCGGGGCAGGCCTGGACAGAAGTCATAGGACTCTAACCATTTCTTTTACAAGTTCTCAGTAGTCTTGTCTGTGACCCGCATATGCTTCATTCACAAGAAGCTTGGAGGTTTCTGGGGTTCTGGCTGCAAAGTAGTGTGTCTGGTACCCGATTTTGCCTCTTTATTTGGCCAAGTGAGTTACCACATGCAATTGAGGTCAAGCTTCTGGAACCCTGCTGtcatctcatctccattctcccttATTCTACAGTTCCCTGGCAGATGGTTTCCCCTGGCCTCTACAATAAGTCAGAATCTCTGCCCAGTGCAAAGGCCATTGTGGGGTAACTCTAGCTGACCTTCTAGCTCTCAGTGCCTGCCAGTGCTGGCTTCTCTTAGCAGGGGACCTCCCCACCACGCTCAGAGCTCCATCAGAGTTCTCTGAGCATaatctgcctcctcctccccatacTCTTCTACCTTTCTTAGGAACTTGGGAGCAGCTCAGTGATCTATCTCTTTGCAATTACTCTCAACAACCCTGGAGTAGACGGGCCAGGGACATTGGGCAACAggctagggagggagggaatggtgGCTTGCTCTAACTTATTGCTGGGTGGTATTGTCTGCTGACTGAGGAACCTTATGGCCTGAGTCTCTCTAAAGTCCTACAGTCCTAAAGTCAGATGGCCCACAGACTGGAGCTGCACAaagaagggagggcaggggctggagctatagcacagcgggtagggcgtttgccttgcactcggctgacccgggttcgattcccagcatcccgtatggtcccctgagcatcgccaggagtgattcctgagtgcatgagccaggagtgacccctgtgcatcgccaggtgtgacccaaaaagcaaaaaaaaaaaaaaaaaaaaaaaagaagggagggcaGTGCTTAGAGTCGTGGGGGCAAACCCTCACTGCCTCCTCTTCCTGCAGTGAAATTCCCTTGTGGAAGGCCATTTAGACAAGTTGAGAGACGTCGAAAGTACCTGAAGCGTAGCACAGACCAAGTAGATCCACAAGCAGACCAAGTGGATCCACAAGCAGACCAAGTAGATCCACAAGCAGACCAAGTAGATCCACGACTTGTCATGGGGAAGCTGACTTCATGGGGTGACAGCCCCTGGCAGGTGAGGTTGGAGGGGGAAGGCCTGGGAATTCCTGCCCTCTGAAACACAGAGCGGGAGGGGGAAGTGCTGACTTTGCTCACTGGGTGGGGGGTATTGCTGCCAGTGGTATGGGTTAGTGATGGGGGTGGCTTGGGGGCAGGATGGAGGTAACCTGACATGAGGGGAGGGAAGACTGCAGAAGGGACAGATACAACAGTGAACAAAAGAACCAGAAAGATAATGCTGTGCTGGTGGGCCTGGCTAAGGGAGGGGACCATCAGGGAGGGCTGACCctgtatctctctagcctcacAAGCGGAACTGACACCTGGTCCCCTTCTCTATGGGACCCTGGGGTATACAAACCCTAACTGCATAAGAAGGGAAGTGGAGCAGAATGGAGGCAGGACACAATGGAGTGAAACCCAGGGCGATGCTCAAGGCAGCCTGGTGGTTTCAAAGGCATGCTAGAAAATTGGAAGCTACTCTGTGTGCCTAGGGATGTGAGGAATTCTCTAGGTACAGTGAGGAAATCTCTAGGAATAGTGTGGGCAAAAGCAGAGAGGTACCATGGAACAGAACATTCACATTAGAAAGTGCTGAGGCGCGCTCTAGATCTGCACCCGAGAACAGGAAAGCTGGGAGAGATCAGCTTGTGATATAGTGTGTCGGGTTCCAGAGCCTGAGGTCCTGGGGTTGTGATTACGGGCCGTGAtgttgtccccccacccccctttccagGTGATCCTGCTGGACTCGAAGAAGAAGCTGGCCTGTGGGGCTGTGCTCATCCACACGTTCTGGGTGCTGACGGCGGCCCACTGCATGGAGGACTCCAAGAAGCTCACCGTCCGGCTAGGTGTGGGCTGGGGCCACCACAGGCCTCAGGAAGGGGTGGCACCATACAGGCTCACTGGTTTTGCAGGGTCCTTATTATGTGGCTCGAAGTGTTGGAGCACTTGCTTGgcagtgtgtgaggccctgaatttggaCCCTGGGCAGCATTGGTGGCCCCAGCTTGTCCACACTATGAACACTGCAGCACCGCCTAAGCTCTGAACCCTCAGGCCTGTGCATCAGGGAGTGGCCCTGTGCCCTGAAGTGGTGTGGATCACGGGGTGTGGGTCCCTATACAAAAGAAGAGGTGCCTGAGCTCTATGCAAGGGCGTTGGGGGAAAGAGGCTGTGCGCGCCTACTCTGCCATTCCAGTGGTGGAATTTTACCCACAATGACACCTTCTGTTTTATAGGCTGGGATCTCTCCCAGAGGTAAGCCTTGGTGCTTCTGTACAATGTATTGCATATTAGGGGTTTGCTTCTTTGCTCATGTGTGGGCTTCTGCCATCTTTGTGTACAGATTCACAGGGAGTCCACATGGCCTGGTACCAGGGTCTGTCTTCACATAGTGGGACCCTGGCTTCTGCCACAGCATCTCTTGGCATTCCTGAAGTAAAGTGGGTGGTCCAAAgaccataaaagaaaagaaggggggccagagtgatagcacagcaggtagggcgtttgccttgcacgcagccaacctgggttcgatccctggcatcccatatggtcccccaagcactgccaggagtaattcctgagtgcaaagccaggagtaacccctgaacatcactgggtgtgacccaaaaagccaaaaaaaaaaaagaaggaaaatatattttgagaataaGCATAttcactatttctccagcatAACCAATGCTTTGTGAATTCCTGCAGAAGTTTGTTTAGAATAGTTTTTTTAAGATGGGAGGTTTTCCTTCCCCCCGACCCTCactttttctctctatatatatctctgtgtgtgtgtgtgtgtgtgtgtgtgtgtgtgtgtctgtggttttGGGCAACACCTTACTTCTGGCTtaatgcttacttctggctctacattcagggatcacttctggtagtgggTGTCCATATAgtgtgtcagaaatcaaaccctggtcagcctcatgcaaggcaatcaccctgccatgtactatctctctgctgtcTGCTTACAATTCCctacctccccaccaccaaaaccTCCTGAACCCTTCAAGTAACTGTCGGCCTTGCCTGAGAGAACCTTGTCTCTTGTGTCCAATCTAGATCTTCACTTCCTGGCAGAGCCCTTATCTCCTGGGCCCTCCTGAGAGGTCTTGCTTGTTCTACCTTTCTCCCCCACCTGTCATATCCCTTCCTGCTCTTCGCTGGCAAGAGCCTTGTTCCCCCAGCTGCCCTTGCTCCATGTTCCCTTTGTGGGGCTAGACTGTGCCCCTATTTTCCAGGGAACAAGGAGGCTAGCCACAGCTGGCTACTCCCTGGCATGGTtttagccaggagtgagccctgaatgcacACTTGCATTCTGCCCCTTTGAGCGACCCTCCCAGCCCATCACCCTCCCTGGATCTGAGACCCAGGAATGTCTGTGGCGACCACTGCTGCCCTCCAGCAGGGCTATGAACATCTCCTCGGCCCACGCTGACAGtccctctgccctgcaggagAGTATGACCTGAGGCGCAAGGATAAGTCGGAGGTGGACATAAGCATCCAGGAAATCCTCATCCACCCCAACTATAGCCGGAGGACCACAGACAACGACATCGCGTTGCTGCGCCTGGCGCGGCCCGCCCCGCTCTCGCCGACCATCCTGCCCATCTGTCTCCCAGACCGGAATCTCTCGGAGCGTGAACTCACCCAGGTGGGCCAGGAGACGGTGGTGACCGGCTGGGGCTACCGGAGCGAGACCAAGAGGAACCGCACCTTCGTGCTCAACTACATCAAGATTCCTGTAGTCCCGCGCAACGAGTGCATCCAGGTCATGCACAACGAGGTGTCGGAGAACATGCTGTGCGCAGGCATCTTGGGCGACCCTCGGGACGCCTGTGAGGGTGACAGTGGGGGGCCGATGGTCGTCCAGTTCCGAGGTACCTGGTTCTTGGTGGGCTTGGTGAGCTGGGGCGAAGGCTGCGGGCGCCTCCACAACTACGGCGTCTACACCAAAGTCAGCCGCTACCTCGACTGGATCCACGACCACATCAGGCGCGCAGAGTCTCTGCTCAAGAACCAGTCCCCCTAGTGTCCCTCATCCTGGCCCTACACCCCGGTGGGTCACTCTTGGAATGGGGGCTGACCTGTTGAATGACAATACATGGGAGCATTAAAGAGGTGCACATCAAGCACAGCAAAGCTGTTCTGTCATTTCATCCACTTGCTGGGAAGTTCTGGAAGGAAGTCGCATGTATTAAGCACCTACTGCATACCCTACATGTTAGGTGCAGACTTACCACTCAGGAGGTTAGGGAGGAGCAGGTCTAAGTTTTGTGGAGTCTGGAACAATTGATATCTGAGCCTAATTATAATATTACATGCCCAAtcggggggcacggggggggggaggaaagaaaaataattaaaaaaataataataatattacatGCCCTTCACAAGGTCTTGGAAGGAGTCTGTGGAAGTCAGGAAGCCTTGGGTCAAAGCTTTATAGAAAACTCAAATAGAGAGGTGGAACTTTTTAACCCATACTGCAGGGGAGGAAACTGAGATTCAGGAACATTAATATGGCAGAGCATGGATTCTAATCTAGGCCTAACTCCCAAACCCAGAGGCTCCTCTTTGTTCTCCACTGTCCCTTTATCTGCTGCTCTGGGAGGGTGTCACTGACCACACAGCCAGAGCCCAGAAGTTGTGGGTGCAGCCAGAATGAGCTCACAGCCTAGTGATGAAGCTGCTTAAGAACaacactttaggggctggagcagtagcacagcgggtagggagtttgccttgcacgcagctgacccgggttcgattcccagcatcccatatggtcccctgagcactgccaggagtaatttctgagtgcatgagccaggagtaacctctgtgtacctctgggtgtgacccaaaaaggcaaaagaaaaaaaaaaaaagaacaacacttTAGAGCCCAGGACTtagctcagtgatagaacatATGCTTCGTGGCTCTGGTTCTATCACTGGCATGTAAACACGTGTGCACGCACActcacctccccccacacacacaaagggaaaaaaagtactgtaagaaaaagaaaggaatgggtttttttataaaacagatgGTGGTGAAAGTCAAGTCAGTTTAAGTCCTAAAAATAGTGTCTTTGTGGCCCCAGGCAGGTAACCTCCCTTCAGTAAATGAGGGGATGAGATGTCTCTACACTTGAGGGCCCTGGAAGATTTCAAAGACAACTGTTCAGGCCCACCATCACAGATTTTGATTTAATTGATTTAGATTGCAGGGACAGACATCTTATGTGAAACTCTCCAGATCACTGAAATTTGAAATGTACTACACTTGTGAATCTCAGGGACTTTTCTGCTTGGGTAGACCCGAATTATAGAGGCCCCAGGGCCAAGAAGAAGGAAGAGCAGTACTCTGAGCCAGCACAGCGCCATTCCTGAAGTTCAAAGGTGTAACCAGATGACAACCAGCCTTTCAGAACCACATGTGCTACCTACAAATCTGAGGAAACTTGGAAGAATTGTTTCTGTGCAACCACAGGAAAGGAGACATGCATGAGACGGGGTGCACTAGATTCTTCTCTTTATGGGCTCTGGAAAAAGGAGGGGGTGAAGCTGTTTGTAAGTGGGAAGTAGCCAATCCCAGGACTAATTAGTGCATTTTCTGGTAGATGATGGTTTGAGAAAGACTGCATGCTGGAAATGTTTGGCCCTGTACCAGCAAGGTGTACAGGCTGAACATGGAACACGCACTGAAAGTGTGTAGAAGGTGATGGTGAATTCCATTTACTTCATCAACAGAGAGTTGCAAAGATAAGTTTTGGATGTAAGTGTGGCTTTAGAGTAAGAAACTGTTGATAAGAGACTatgttattatattatacatattacatattatgatatattattgtaaatatacttttatgagtaaaaaaagttaaaagcaaGCATGTTTTCCAAGGAAATAGAACCATCAGGATGAAGTTATCTAAAGGTTTAATACAGTAAAGATGCTAGTTTTCGCAAAATTGAAATGTAGGAGTAACAACAACCAGATACACACATAGAGAAATTAGTGGTAATATAATTAGAATAAGAAATTAGTGATAATAAGCATAGAATATAAAAGAGagcttgttttaaataatttagctGATGAGATTGTTAGGGCTTGGTTAGTCCAAAAACCTAATGGGAGCagctcagaaaataatttcagttttaaCTCAGAAGTGGTCTACTGATTTCTTGATCAAAGAATGtcagtttttgtttcatttagtcCTTCAACAGGATATGACCACCCTAGTTTAATCTGCTTTATCAGTCTACTGataaaggaagacatccacgaaaTCAGCAACTATCACTcgatctgcctgttatccgtcatctacaaattgttcacttgagtcatcttgaatagagtaggcagaacactagatgaaggataaccattcgagcaagctaggttccgaaaagaattcagcatgtttgaccatatccacatggtgaccaagcccattgaagtttcgcaagagttcaagatgctgctctgtctaacattcattgatttaaagaaggcctttgatttcgttgagactgaagcggtcatcggaGCTCTAGTCAAACaaagtgttcaaactcagtacatcaggatcctctgcgagctgttattacggattcaccaccaggatctcgccattctacaaggaagtgatcatcgacgtaaagagaggggttcagggGTTTGGTAAAAAGAGtttcatttcaccaaaactcttctagtgccaccctcgagaacgttatgcaacaactggaataagaaggaatgggaatgaagatagacgatcggcaactacaccacctccgcttcgctgatgacatcattctaataacaccaaacattagccaagtggcacaaatcctggctgactttgactgcgagtatggaaaggtcagactgcagctgaatctcaccaagacaatgttcatgaaaaatgaactagtccctgatgttccacttgctctcaatggaacgaacatctccgaatgcagcagttatgtgtacctgggtcaagaacttaacatgaggaacgacttggcgccagaactgcacaggaggaagagagcagcatggaataccTTAAAGAgagtcgaagaagttgttaagaggacgaagaatctccagctctgggcaaatctttttgactccaccggtcttcctgcactaaaatatgtctcagagacctgggccctacaaaaacagtgtatcccaaagaggaatcgaaagagctatgcttggaatatcacatttcactcaagtgagagaaggatccAGAGTTCCGAGCTGCATcgaggatcaagaatcaggaatgctgtctcgtttgccaaggcgtcgaaaatcagatgggccatacacgtaatgcgattcagagacaaccgctggactagagctgttactgactggattccaagggacgtcaaaagaccgagtggcctatgaaatggtcagatttcttagtcaaaaccctgaacaaacagtttgaggcttttcgtgttcctggagcaagcagatgtcattgggctacacagggacgaatggagatgttactgctcaaCAACTCGAAGATcaatggtatgacaagtgatacaaatgatcaGTCTActgatttaaatgttaatttgaagaaaaaattacTCCTACAAAAAACATCCAGAATATTGCTTGATCAGATATCTGGACACCATGACTCAGctaaattgaaatataaaatttatcatcATAAAGATTTCCGGGTTGAATTGACTCCTATCCTATTTATATGCTGAAGTGTGAAACCCCTAGAACCTCAGAAGTTGACCCTAACGGAATAATAAACTCACTGAAAATGTTGCTAGTTATATGAAGCAGTACAGTAATAAGAATGTGGATGGGCACTAATATGATTAGTGATCTTATTGTAGCACtatcgcactgtcatcccgttgtttatcaatttgctcgagtgggcaccagtaacgtctccattgtgagacttgttactatttttggcatatcaaatactccacgggtagcttgccaggctctgctgtgtgggagggatactctcggtagcttactgatagcacagcgggtagggagtttgcctggcacacagccgacccgggttcgattcttccatccctcttggagagcctgggaagtgctcttattaaaagagaaaaatttgaatGTAGATTTACTAAGGAGGAAGATGATGGGAGTACAAAGAAATACCAGGAAAGTGTGAAGTCAGAGATCAGGGTGTTTTGTCTATAAGCAGAACAGCAAAGACTGCCAGCCAGTCCTCAGAACCTAGGAGAGACAGAAGGGTTCTCTCTGAGTCAAGCAAAGAAGCTGGTGTTGTCAACACTCTGCTTCTGGCTACTAAGGTCCAGAATGCTGGCACAATACACTTTGTTGCTTAACATTTTTGTGGCGCTTGTTAGCCGGCCTAGCAAATAAATGCAGCAAATGACATAAGAACTCTACTTAAGGATATGGAAAATATAACGTAATTGCAAAACAACAGAAACACAAACCAAGAGGAAAGGAAATACAAAGACCAAGGGAGCAGAAATGGTAATGGTATACGAGCAGAATGGATGAGACAAAATGGAGAGCAGGAACCACACATTTGCTTTGGAAATATTCTCAAAGGCAACTGTCCAGCCATGGGAGAAGTAGAAAATgctgaccaaaaagaaaaaagtaaatacagaaaggaaattagaaacttttttttggcataagCCAATACATTTGAAAAGTAGATATATTTCTGGGAAGACACAAAGGCCAATACTGGTGCGTGAAGACAGCCGTGGCGGTGACAACAGTCCTGCTCCCTCTTTAAGGCCTGGCAGCATGTTGTTTTCTGGGCTGGGCGTTCTACTatacccaagaagcaaaaagcaagcaagcaaacaaacaaacaaacaaacaacaaaaaaacccacacagtttttttttttttttgctttttgggtcacacccagcgatgctcaggggttactcctggctttgcactcaggaattactcctggtggtgcttgagggaccatatgggatgccagggatcgaacccgggtcggccgcgtgcaaagcaaacgccctacccgctgtgctatcgctccggcccccacacagGTTTATATCCCCGCACAATAGCATTATAGTACACCTAGtctggtcaggagtgatctctgagtatggagacaggagtaagctctgagcacctccaggtgtggctcaaaaaacatacaacaacaacaataacaatctGAAAATTTTCTGGAGGAATTGAAAAATAAGAGTAATTCAAAGTACTTACTTCAAAGCACTAGGCAGATTTTTCTTTAGCAGCATTGGATGGTGGAAGATAGAGTAAgatcttcaaaatttttttttgttttgtgtgttttggagatacaccttgcagtgcttattcaggtttactcctgatt contains these protein-coding regions:
- the PROC gene encoding vitamin K-dependent protein C isoform X4, whose translation is MWLLASLVLLLTSWGVSGTPAPLDSVFSSSKDAHQILRIRKRANTFLEELRASSLERECMEEICDFEEAREVFQDVDKTLAFWSKYFDEDQCSAPPPEHPCDSPCCGHGRCIDGIGGFRCDCSQGWEGRFCAHEVLFSNCSVDNGGCGHYCLEEDAGRRRCKCAPGYQLGDDYLECRPKVKFPCGRPFRQVERRRKYLKRSTDQVDPQADQVDPQADQVDPQADQVDPRLVMGKLTSWGDSPWQVILLDSKKKLACGAVLIHTFWVLTAAHCMEDSKKLTVRLGEYDLRRKDKSEVDISIQEILIHPNYSRRTTDNDIALLRLARPAPLSPTILPICLPDRNLSERELTQVGQETVVTGWGYRSETKRNRTFVLNYIKIPVVPRNECIQVMHNEVSENMLCAGILGDPRDACEGDSGGPMVVQFRGTWFLVGLVSWGEGCGRLHNYGVYTKVSRYLDWIHDHIRRAESLLKNQSP
- the PROC gene encoding vitamin K-dependent protein C isoform X2, producing the protein MWLLASLVLLLTSWGVSGTPAPLDSVFSSSKDAHQILRIRKRANTFLEELRASSLERECMEEICDFEEAREVFQDVDKTLAFWSKYFDEDQCSAPPPEHPCDSPCCGHGRCIDGIGGFRCDCSQGWEGRFCAHGERLRLPGRGGGGRGGCGGSDGEPCAGTRRGWHRVTIPCPAEVLFSNCSVDNGGCGHYCLEEDAGRRRCKCAPGYQLGDDYLECRPKVKFPCGRPFRQVERRRKYLKRSTDQVDPQADQVDPQADQVDPQADQVDPRLVMGKLTSWGDSPWQVILLDSKKKLACGAVLIHTFWVLTAAHCMEDSKKLTVRLGEYDLRRKDKSEVDISIQEILIHPNYSRRTTDNDIALLRLARPAPLSPTILPICLPDRNLSERELTQVGQETVVTGWGYRSETKRNRTFVLNYIKIPVVPRNECIQVMHNEVSENMLCAGILGDPRDACEGDSGGPMVVQFRGTWFLVGLVSWGEGCGRLHNYGVYTKVSRYLDWIHDHIRRAESLLKNQSP
- the PROC gene encoding vitamin K-dependent protein C isoform X1 translates to MAAGRRSGCFSTTHPSVSNSRMWLLASLVLLLTSWGVSGTPAPLDSVFSSSKDAHQILRIRKRANTFLEELRASSLERECMEEICDFEEAREVFQDVDKTLAFWSKYFDEDQCSAPPPEHPCDSPCCGHGRCIDGIGGFRCDCSQGWEGRFCAHGERLRLPGRGGGGRGGCGGSDGEPCAGTRRGWHRVTIPCPAEVLFSNCSVDNGGCGHYCLEEDAGRRRCKCAPGYQLGDDYLECRPKVKFPCGRPFRQVERRRKYLKRSTDQVDPQADQVDPQADQVDPQADQVDPRLVMGKLTSWGDSPWQVILLDSKKKLACGAVLIHTFWVLTAAHCMEDSKKLTVRLGEYDLRRKDKSEVDISIQEILIHPNYSRRTTDNDIALLRLARPAPLSPTILPICLPDRNLSERELTQVGQETVVTGWGYRSETKRNRTFVLNYIKIPVVPRNECIQVMHNEVSENMLCAGILGDPRDACEGDSGGPMVVQFRGTWFLVGLVSWGEGCGRLHNYGVYTKVSRYLDWIHDHIRRAESLLKNQSP
- the PROC gene encoding vitamin K-dependent protein C isoform X3, whose protein sequence is MAAGRRSGCFSTTHPSVSNSRMWLLASLVLLLTSWGVSGTPAPLDSVFSSSKDAHQILRIRKRANTFLEELRASSLERECMEEICDFEEAREVFQDVDKTLAFWSKYFDEDQCSAPPPEHPCDSPCCGHGRCIDGIGGFRCDCSQGWEGRFCAHEVLFSNCSVDNGGCGHYCLEEDAGRRRCKCAPGYQLGDDYLECRPKVKFPCGRPFRQVERRRKYLKRSTDQVDPQADQVDPQADQVDPQADQVDPRLVMGKLTSWGDSPWQVILLDSKKKLACGAVLIHTFWVLTAAHCMEDSKKLTVRLGEYDLRRKDKSEVDISIQEILIHPNYSRRTTDNDIALLRLARPAPLSPTILPICLPDRNLSERELTQVGQETVVTGWGYRSETKRNRTFVLNYIKIPVVPRNECIQVMHNEVSENMLCAGILGDPRDACEGDSGGPMVVQFRGTWFLVGLVSWGEGCGRLHNYGVYTKVSRYLDWIHDHIRRAESLLKNQSP